A region from the Flavobacterium enshiense genome encodes:
- a CDS encoding HAD family hydrolase, protein MKIKTFLCIAVLLLGAWIKQAETEETAQKKISDPLPSWNDGPTKQAIINFVKKTTTKGSVDFIPTADRIATFDNDGTLWGEQPMYFQLAFAIDRIRAMAPEHPEWKNQQPFKAILEGDIKTALSGGDHDILKIIMTTHAGMSTDEFSKTVDEWMRSAKHPKTGKHYNEMIYLPMVELLKYLRANDYKTFIVSGGGVDFMRVWVEKAYGIPPYMVVGSSGKVKYEVSKDGQPKLIKLPELNFIDDKEGKPVGIHQYIGKRPVFAAGNSDGDHQMLQWTTTATGYPRFGLIVHHTDAEREWAYDRESHIGQLSKGLDDAGKYGWVLVDMKKDWKTIFAK, encoded by the coding sequence ATGAAAATAAAAACTTTCTTATGCATAGCGGTATTGTTGCTTGGTGCATGGATAAAACAGGCAGAGACGGAGGAAACAGCTCAGAAAAAAATTTCCGACCCTCTGCCTTCATGGAATGACGGACCAACAAAACAAGCCATTATTAATTTTGTCAAAAAAACCACAACTAAAGGAAGCGTCGACTTTATTCCTACTGCCGACCGTATTGCTACTTTCGATAATGACGGAACCTTATGGGGCGAACAGCCCATGTATTTCCAACTAGCTTTTGCCATTGATCGTATCCGTGCCATGGCGCCTGAACATCCCGAATGGAAAAACCAACAGCCTTTCAAAGCGATTTTAGAGGGAGATATTAAAACGGCTTTGTCAGGTGGTGACCATGACATCCTCAAAATTATAATGACCACCCATGCCGGAATGTCAACCGATGAATTTTCAAAAACTGTAGATGAATGGATGCGTTCCGCAAAACATCCGAAAACCGGAAAACATTACAACGAAATGATTTATCTCCCGATGGTAGAGTTGCTTAAATATCTGCGCGCGAATGATTACAAAACGTTCATCGTTTCCGGTGGCGGGGTTGATTTCATGCGTGTGTGGGTGGAAAAAGCATACGGCATTCCGCCTTACATGGTGGTGGGCAGTTCCGGAAAAGTAAAGTATGAGGTTAGTAAAGACGGCCAGCCGAAACTTATAAAACTCCCCGAATTAAATTTTATTGACGACAAAGAAGGAAAACCTGTGGGCATTCATCAGTACATCGGCAAGCGCCCTGTCTTTGCTGCCGGAAATTCTGATGGAGATCATCAAATGTTACAATGGACTACAACTGCAACAGGCTATCCACGCTTCGGACTAATTGTTCATCACACCGATGCTGAAAGAGAATGGGCTTATGATCGTGAATCGCACATCGGTCAGTTGTCGAAAGGGTTAGATGATGCCGGAAAATATGGATGGGTTCTGGTTGATATGAAGAAAGACTGGAAGACTATATTTGCAAAGTGA